In Meiothermus ruber DSM 1279, the following proteins share a genomic window:
- a CDS encoding SDR family NAD(P)-dependent oxidoreductase, translating to MNTLLLGATGGIGQALARGLAGRVGRLWLSGRNGAVLAALARDLGALAVPTELAHELEVQALAQEVGPLDLLIYAAGAVQKASLREQGMGDLERLSAANLTGLARVLKYAAFNPQARGVLLGVYPELIAVPGLSGYAATKLGAEGLLNVARKEFRREGVRFCLVRLPAVATGLWAPLGGAPKNALHPDEAAARILEGVLSEPMPEVLEIR from the coding sequence ATGAATACCTTGCTGTTGGGCGCGACGGGGGGCATTGGGCAGGCTCTGGCGCGGGGGCTGGCCGGGCGGGTGGGCCGGTTGTGGCTTTCGGGCCGCAATGGTGCGGTTCTGGCCGCTCTGGCCCGAGACCTGGGGGCCCTGGCCGTGCCCACCGAGCTGGCCCACGAGCTCGAGGTGCAGGCGCTGGCCCAGGAGGTGGGGCCGCTGGACTTGCTCATCTACGCGGCGGGTGCGGTGCAGAAAGCCAGCCTGCGCGAGCAGGGGATGGGCGACCTCGAGCGCCTCTCCGCCGCCAACCTTACGGGCCTGGCCCGGGTGCTCAAATACGCCGCCTTTAACCCGCAGGCCCGGGGGGTGCTGCTGGGGGTTTACCCGGAGCTGATTGCCGTACCGGGTTTGTCGGGGTATGCGGCGACCAAGCTGGGGGCCGAGGGGCTTTTGAACGTGGCCCGCAAGGAATTCCGCCGCGAAGGGGTGCGCTTTTGCCTGGTGCGGCTGCCCGCGGTGGCCACCGGCCTCTGGGCCCCCCTGGGGGGTGCGCCCAAAAACGCCTTGCATCCAGACGAGGCCGCGGCGCGTATCTTAGAGGGTGTTCTGAGCGAGCCCATGCCGGAAGTGCTCGAGATCAGGTAG
- a CDS encoding fasciclin domain-containing protein has protein sequence MKLRTLLVVGSLALAALGLTLTNAQSTAQNQTIAQIVATNPNFSTLLAAVQAAGLVETLSGPGPFTVFAPTNEAFAKIPKADLDKLLADKAALTKVLTYHVVAGRVPSSQVVTLKEAKTVQGQSVTIEVKDGKVILNGNSTVTVVDIQASNGIIHVIDTVLLPK, from the coding sequence ATGAAGCTAAGAACCCTGCTGGTAGTCGGTAGCCTAGCCCTGGCCGCGCTGGGCCTCACCCTGACCAACGCCCAGAGCACCGCCCAGAACCAGACCATTGCCCAGATAGTGGCCACCAACCCCAACTTCAGCACCCTGCTGGCCGCGGTGCAGGCGGCGGGCCTGGTGGAAACCCTCTCGGGCCCAGGCCCTTTCACGGTGTTTGCGCCCACCAACGAAGCCTTTGCCAAGATCCCCAAGGCCGACCTGGACAAGCTTTTGGCCGACAAAGCCGCCCTTACCAAAGTGCTCACCTACCACGTGGTAGCGGGGCGGGTGCCCTCGAGCCAGGTGGTCACGCTCAAGGAGGCCAAAACCGTGCAGGGCCAGAGCGTGACCATCGAGGTCAAGGATGGCAAGGTGATCCTGAACGGTAACTCGACCGTTACTGTGGTGGATATCCAGGCCAGCAACGGCATTATTCACGTGATTGATACGGTTTTGCTACCCAAATAG
- a CDS encoding Mrp/NBP35 family ATP-binding protein produces the protein MSALSEAQVLETLKTVHDPELHKDLVSLGMVEQIAVQGTKAAIKINLTTPACPLKEKIEGDIRLALSKIGATEVEVHFGAQVRGPQNLPLPGIKHIIAIGSGKGGVGKSTVAANLAVALAQEGARVGLLDADIYGPSQAQMFGTQGEKLRVDEQKRMVPLERYGVKLISIANIVPPGQAMVWRGPILHGTLKQFLQEVAWGELDYLMVDLPPGTGDVQLSLAQLTRLSGGVIVTTPQDVARIDAERALDMFKRVQVSILGVIENMSFFEQNGQKTYIFGQGGGRKMAEQHNTAFLGEIPIALSVREGGDSGVPVLIGAPDSPEALAFRQAARNLAGQLSVQSYMLLPMA, from the coding sequence ATGAGTGCGCTCAGCGAAGCCCAGGTACTGGAAACCCTTAAAACCGTCCACGACCCCGAGCTACACAAGGATCTGGTATCGCTGGGGATGGTTGAGCAAATTGCCGTGCAAGGCACCAAGGCCGCGATCAAGATCAACCTCACCACACCAGCCTGCCCGCTCAAAGAAAAAATCGAGGGGGATATACGCCTGGCCCTTAGCAAGATCGGTGCGACCGAGGTCGAGGTGCACTTTGGCGCCCAGGTACGTGGGCCGCAAAACCTGCCCCTACCCGGCATCAAGCACATCATAGCGATTGGCTCGGGCAAAGGGGGCGTGGGCAAAAGCACGGTCGCGGCCAACCTGGCCGTGGCACTGGCCCAGGAAGGGGCTCGAGTAGGCCTACTGGATGCCGATATCTACGGCCCCAGCCAGGCCCAGATGTTTGGCACCCAGGGCGAAAAGCTGCGCGTGGACGAGCAAAAGCGGATGGTGCCCTTGGAGCGCTACGGCGTTAAGCTCATCAGCATCGCCAACATCGTGCCGCCGGGCCAGGCCATGGTCTGGCGCGGCCCCATTTTGCACGGCACCCTCAAGCAGTTCCTGCAGGAGGTGGCCTGGGGCGAGCTCGACTATCTGATGGTGGATCTGCCCCCTGGCACGGGGGATGTGCAGCTTTCGCTTGCGCAGCTCACCCGGCTTTCGGGGGGTGTGATTGTCACTACCCCGCAGGATGTGGCTCGCATTGATGCCGAGCGGGCCCTGGACATGTTCAAGCGGGTGCAGGTTAGCATCCTGGGCGTTATCGAGAACATGTCGTTTTTCGAACAAAACGGGCAGAAAACCTACATCTTCGGACAGGGTGGGGGCCGCAAGATGGCCGAACAGCACAACACCGCCTTCCTGGGGGAAATTCCCATTGCGCTCTCGGTGCGCGAGGGGGGCGACAGCGGTGTACCGGTGCTGATTGGGGCACCCGATTCGCCCGAGGCGTTGGCTTTCCGTCAGGCGGCGCGGAATCTGGCGGGTCAGCTGTCGGTGCAGTCCTACATGCTGCTGCCGATGGCATAG
- a CDS encoding addiction module protein → MRKEQILEQALQLDLKDRAELAQQLLSSLEQISPEEHDRLWTEVAARRAEELQNGKTKGYSWEEIKQDALSRLG, encoded by the coding sequence ATGCGCAAGGAACAGATTCTCGAGCAAGCGCTGCAACTAGACCTGAAAGACCGGGCCGAGTTAGCCCAGCAGCTCCTCTCGAGCCTTGAACAGATCAGCCCCGAAGAGCACGACCGCCTCTGGACAGAGGTGGCAGCCAGACGTGCCGAGGAGTTGCAAAACGGCAAAACCAAGGGTTACTCCTGGGAAGAAATTAAACAAGATGCCCTCTCCCGACTTGGATAA
- a CDS encoding cryptochrome/photolyase family protein, translating to MTLWVLGDQLNHAAVRRLAAKRVLLVEAYELGRTPPMHPQKLVLFFSAMRHFAQELREGGLEVTYLQAETLAEALAAFFRAHPGETLAQMQPADHGFAERAQALVEGLGGVYRLVPNPLWLLQPEEFDRWAGSRKTYRLEYFYRFMRQRSGYLMQGGQPLGGAWNYDAENRKTPPPDYRPPPPLRFSPDALTRQAIQTVQEKFTRHFGALEGFDWPVTRQEALQALEDFVQHRLAQFGPYQDALLEQSWSLHHSLLSPVINLGLLHPQEVVERALLEYEKGGIPLASIEGFVRQIIGWREYIYHVYRREMPGLGQANQLDAHRPLPPLFWGAPTRMRCLSTVIERVRQRGYAHHIERLMVLANFALLYGVNPQALNAWFIAAFVDSADWVMAPNVLGMGVFATPVLSSKPYAASGKYIARMGNHCQRCSFRVEETLGQRACPFNSLYWDFMAQHRPLLEANPRLGVLYKSWDKRTPKEQAAIRQRAEVLRRSMARGEL from the coding sequence GTGACGCTCTGGGTGCTGGGCGACCAGCTTAACCACGCAGCGGTGCGGCGGCTTGCTGCAAAACGGGTCTTGCTGGTCGAAGCCTACGAACTGGGGCGCACTCCACCCATGCACCCCCAGAAGCTGGTGCTGTTCTTCAGCGCCATGCGCCACTTTGCTCAGGAATTGCGCGAGGGCGGCCTCGAGGTCACCTATCTACAGGCCGAGACCCTGGCGGAAGCCCTGGCTGCCTTTTTCCGCGCCCACCCGGGCGAGACCCTGGCCCAGATGCAGCCCGCCGACCACGGGTTTGCCGAGCGCGCGCAGGCGCTGGTGGAGGGGCTGGGGGGCGTGTACCGGCTGGTGCCCAATCCGCTGTGGCTGTTGCAGCCGGAGGAATTCGACCGCTGGGCGGGCAGCCGCAAAACCTACCGCCTGGAGTACTTCTACCGCTTTATGCGCCAGCGCAGCGGCTACCTGATGCAGGGGGGGCAGCCGCTGGGAGGGGCCTGGAACTACGATGCTGAGAACCGCAAAACCCCCCCACCGGACTACCGGCCCCCGCCCCCTTTGCGCTTCAGCCCGGATGCGCTCACCCGACAGGCTATCCAGACGGTGCAGGAGAAATTCACCCGCCACTTCGGGGCGCTGGAGGGCTTCGACTGGCCGGTCACGCGCCAGGAGGCCCTGCAAGCCCTGGAGGATTTTGTGCAGCACCGGCTGGCCCAGTTTGGCCCCTACCAGGATGCCCTGCTGGAGCAGAGCTGGAGCCTGCACCACTCCTTGCTCTCGCCGGTTATCAACCTGGGGTTGCTGCACCCCCAAGAAGTGGTGGAGCGGGCGCTTTTGGAGTACGAAAAAGGGGGCATCCCGCTGGCCAGCATCGAGGGCTTTGTGCGGCAGATCATCGGCTGGCGGGAGTACATCTACCACGTCTACCGCCGCGAGATGCCGGGGCTGGGGCAAGCCAACCAGCTCGATGCGCATAGGCCTCTGCCCCCGCTTTTCTGGGGGGCCCCCACCCGGATGCGCTGCCTGTCTACGGTCATCGAGCGGGTGCGGCAGCGCGGCTACGCCCACCACATCGAGCGGCTGATGGTGCTGGCCAACTTTGCTCTGCTGTATGGGGTTAATCCGCAGGCGCTCAACGCCTGGTTCATCGCGGCCTTCGTGGACTCCGCCGACTGGGTGATGGCTCCCAACGTCTTGGGGATGGGGGTGTTTGCCACGCCGGTGCTTTCCTCCAAGCCCTATGCGGCCAGCGGGAAGTACATCGCCCGTATGGGTAACCACTGCCAGCGCTGCAGCTTTCGGGTAGAGGAGACCCTGGGCCAGCGGGCCTGTCCCTTCAACAGCCTGTACTGGGACTTTATGGCCCAGCACCGCCCCCTGCTCGAGGCCAACCCCCGCCTGGGGGTGCTGTACAAAAGCTGGGATAAGCGCACCCCAAAAGAGCAGGCGGCAATTCGCCAGCGGGCAGAGGTGCTGCGCCGCAGCATGGCCCGGGGGGAGCTGTAG
- a CDS encoding DUF4397 domain-containing protein has protein sequence MLWKRWIAGLVLVLGFALAQEGTAYVRFAHLVPDAPAVDILSGGNKVFEAQAFKDVTYYAEVPAGSLTLTVQTTGQNPAKVADVAIRVQAGKYYTVMALGTASTLQARLVEDRIAPAEGVAKVRVIHASPDAPAVDVALKGGPVLFRNLAFNQLSGYGTVPAGVYNLEVRPTGARTVALPLEGVGFEGGKVYSVFAVGLLAGETLEVVVVEDSFGSP, from the coding sequence ATGCTTTGGAAAAGGTGGATTGCAGGCTTGGTGCTGGTACTTGGTTTTGCGCTGGCCCAGGAGGGTACAGCCTATGTGCGCTTCGCCCACCTGGTACCGGATGCACCGGCGGTGGACATCCTATCGGGCGGAAACAAGGTGTTTGAAGCCCAGGCCTTCAAAGACGTCACCTACTACGCCGAGGTGCCTGCGGGCAGCCTGACCCTGACCGTGCAGACCACCGGGCAGAACCCCGCCAAGGTGGCCGATGTGGCCATCCGGGTGCAGGCAGGCAAGTACTACACGGTGATGGCCCTGGGCACGGCCTCCACCCTCCAGGCCCGCCTGGTCGAAGACCGCATCGCCCCCGCCGAGGGGGTGGCCAAGGTGCGCGTGATCCATGCTTCGCCGGATGCGCCCGCGGTGGACGTGGCCCTCAAAGGCGGGCCGGTGCTCTTCCGCAACCTGGCTTTCAACCAGCTTTCGGGCTATGGCACGGTTCCGGCGGGGGTGTACAACCTCGAGGTGCGCCCCACCGGCGCCCGCACCGTTGCGCTACCGCTCGAGGGGGTGGGCTTTGAGGGGGGCAAGGTCTACAGTGTGTTTGCGGTGGGCTTGCTGGCTGGAGAAACCCTCGAGGTCGTCGTGGTGGAGGACAGCTTCGGCAGTCCATAG
- a CDS encoding helix-turn-helix transcriptional regulator, with the protein MALGMGETKLRILETLRSRACCAGSLAESLGISKVAVHRHLEDLEREGLVRARLEKNEGRGRPKQVYQAVDEQAPYAQMCADVLTHLKELFGEGLVLEVLTRRNNKLLEELAPHMEGLSLEQKIYRLAEFLTQQGYQASFYQENGAWYLEQARCPKLALSLEHGELCQSELELYQQLLGVPVIREERISAGGQCCRYRIEAQG; encoded by the coding sequence ATGGCTTTGGGGATGGGCGAAACCAAGCTGCGGATTCTGGAAACCCTGCGCTCGAGGGCCTGTTGCGCGGGTTCGCTGGCTGAGTCGCTGGGCATCTCGAAGGTAGCCGTACACCGCCACCTCGAGGATCTCGAGCGCGAAGGGCTGGTGCGGGCCCGCCTGGAAAAAAACGAGGGCCGGGGCCGTCCCAAGCAGGTTTACCAGGCCGTAGACGAGCAGGCCCCTTACGCCCAGATGTGCGCCGATGTGCTGACCCATCTCAAAGAGCTCTTCGGGGAAGGGCTGGTGCTGGAGGTGCTGACCCGGCGCAACAACAAGCTGCTCGAGGAACTGGCCCCGCATATGGAAGGCCTGAGCCTCGAGCAAAAGATTTACCGCCTGGCCGAGTTTCTAACCCAGCAAGGCTATCAGGCCAGCTTTTACCAGGAAAACGGGGCCTGGTACCTGGAGCAGGCCCGCTGCCCCAAACTGGCGCTTTCCCTCGAGCACGGCGAGCTTTGCCAGAGCGAGCTCGAGCTATACCAGCAGCTCCTGGGGGTGCCGGTGATCCGCGAAGAGCGCATCTCAGCGGGGGGCCAGTGCTGCCGCTACCGCATCGAGGCCCAGGGTTAG
- a CDS encoding putative bifunctional diguanylate cyclase/phosphodiesterase has translation MQISTWLRPRRLELLVGLGFMLVYVLAFPLLYRSLGHGALHLALPGVALLSWGLGLWGALGVGLALPLLHIALLDLVGVPWNANQDVVLVVGAVGLLTCLVVGLFRFQYDRRWAAEVAMQESQAQAEARNLELALYSKVRDGLARDLEPLALMRGVVDALQEHPRFDSVAAYRPEEACLRLLWAGGKQTLPEQFEPTHEIVHRAAHLAETVVMYSTEERSKAGLLGERSLVAVPLPVKGKVVGVLVVGSAHTDLEPRDVRFLEGVAGQLSLAIDRAQVYEALREQEAIYRTLMETLPDAVALYDGSKVLYLNPVGLRGLGYERLEEVVGQPLTKFVHPDSLPRVAERVQRILGGERDGLEEVRLVTRDGRVLEVEAQGVRVQIAGHEQVLISIRDVGERKRQQARIEYLAYHDPLTDLPNRRKLWAVAESIFVADRRKRETPALIYLDLDNFKLVNDTLGHQVGDELLRQLALRIKGTLRQDDLLARMGGDEFAVLLPSADRNSAMAAARRIVEVFDHPFNLGEHVLHARASLGVALYPEHGQTLDELARAADVAMYQAKQAQTQVAVYDPAQDINSLERLETIQRLRKTIQEGRFLIQYQPILNIAERYINKWEALVRWEHPTRGLLRPAEFVPLAEESGLIGELDLAVLKQAVQDQKRLGGELTINFSAVTLAHPNWVREVVRALVDEALQPSLLWLEITESALLPERQKWLGGLVALRGLGVRVALDDFGMGYSSLAHLKQVPVDLIKIDKSFVAEIGLSQTSEDILRAMLQLASAFGLKTLAEGVENRTQLEWLARHGCHYAQGYYIGLPVAVEQAVEAAFTKAY, from the coding sequence GTGCAGATAAGTACCTGGTTAAGGCCGCGCAGGCTCGAGCTGCTGGTGGGCTTGGGATTCATGCTGGTGTATGTGCTGGCGTTTCCCCTCCTGTACCGAAGCCTCGGCCACGGGGCGCTGCACCTGGCTTTGCCAGGGGTGGCCCTGCTGAGCTGGGGGCTGGGCCTGTGGGGTGCGCTGGGGGTGGGCCTGGCCTTGCCCCTCTTGCACATCGCGTTGCTCGACCTGGTGGGGGTGCCGTGGAATGCAAATCAGGACGTGGTGCTGGTGGTAGGGGCGGTGGGCTTGCTGACCTGTTTGGTGGTGGGGCTGTTTCGATTCCAGTACGACCGCCGCTGGGCCGCCGAGGTGGCCATGCAGGAGAGCCAGGCCCAGGCCGAGGCGCGTAACCTCGAGCTGGCCCTTTACTCCAAGGTGCGCGATGGGCTGGCCCGCGACCTCGAGCCGCTGGCCCTGATGCGCGGGGTGGTGGATGCCCTGCAGGAACACCCGCGCTTCGACAGCGTCGCCGCCTACCGGCCCGAAGAGGCCTGCTTGCGCCTGCTCTGGGCCGGGGGCAAGCAAACCCTACCCGAGCAGTTTGAGCCCACCCACGAGATCGTGCACCGGGCGGCCCACCTGGCCGAAACGGTGGTGATGTACAGCACCGAGGAGCGCAGCAAAGCCGGCCTGCTGGGCGAGCGCAGCCTGGTGGCGGTTCCGTTGCCGGTCAAGGGCAAGGTGGTGGGGGTGCTGGTGGTGGGCAGTGCCCATACCGACCTCGAGCCGCGCGACGTGCGTTTTCTGGAGGGGGTGGCGGGGCAGCTCAGCCTGGCTATTGACCGGGCCCAGGTCTACGAGGCTCTGCGCGAGCAGGAGGCCATCTACCGCACCCTGATGGAGACCCTGCCCGATGCAGTCGCTCTTTACGACGGCTCTAAGGTGCTGTACCTCAACCCGGTGGGCCTGCGCGGGCTGGGCTACGAACGCCTGGAGGAGGTGGTGGGCCAGCCCCTCACCAAATTTGTTCATCCCGACTCGCTGCCGCGCGTGGCCGAGCGGGTGCAGCGCATTCTGGGAGGGGAGCGCGATGGCCTCGAGGAGGTTCGCCTCGTTACCCGCGATGGCCGCGTGCTCGAGGTTGAAGCCCAGGGGGTGCGGGTGCAGATTGCAGGCCACGAGCAGGTTTTGATCTCCATCCGCGATGTGGGCGAGCGCAAGCGCCAGCAGGCCCGCATCGAGTACCTGGCCTACCACGACCCCCTCACCGACCTCCCCAACCGCCGCAAGCTGTGGGCCGTGGCCGAGAGTATTTTTGTGGCCGACCGGCGCAAGCGCGAGACCCCGGCCCTGATCTACCTCGATCTCGACAACTTCAAGCTGGTCAACGACACCCTGGGCCACCAGGTGGGCGACGAACTCTTGCGCCAACTGGCCTTGCGCATCAAAGGTACCTTGCGCCAGGACGACCTGCTGGCCCGCATGGGCGGGGACGAGTTCGCGGTGCTGCTGCCCTCTGCTGACCGCAATTCGGCGATGGCCGCTGCTAGGCGCATCGTTGAGGTTTTTGACCATCCCTTCAATCTGGGGGAACACGTCCTTCACGCGCGGGCCAGCCTGGGGGTGGCGCTTTACCCTGAGCACGGCCAGACCCTGGACGAGCTGGCCCGTGCGGCCGACGTGGCGATGTACCAGGCCAAGCAAGCCCAGACCCAGGTGGCCGTATACGACCCCGCCCAGGACATCAACTCCCTCGAGCGCCTCGAGACCATTCAGCGGCTCAGAAAAACCATTCAAGAAGGCCGCTTCCTCATCCAGTACCAGCCCATCCTGAACATCGCTGAGCGCTACATCAACAAGTGGGAAGCCCTGGTGCGCTGGGAGCACCCCACCCGCGGCCTGCTGCGCCCGGCCGAGTTCGTGCCGCTGGCCGAGGAGTCGGGCCTGATTGGCGAACTGGATCTGGCCGTGCTGAAACAGGCGGTGCAGGATCAGAAGCGGCTGGGGGGTGAGCTGACCATCAACTTTTCAGCTGTCACGCTGGCCCACCCCAACTGGGTGCGGGAAGTGGTGCGTGCCCTGGTGGACGAGGCCCTGCAGCCCAGCCTGTTGTGGCTCGAGATCACCGAGTCGGCCCTGCTGCCCGAGCGGCAAAAGTGGCTGGGGGGGCTGGTGGCGTTGCGCGGTCTGGGCGTGCGGGTGGCCCTGGACGACTTTGGCATGGGCTACTCCTCGCTGGCCCACCTCAAGCAGGTGCCAGTAGACCTGATCAAAATTGACAAAAGCTTTGTGGCAGAGATCGGGCTAAGCCAGACCTCGGAGGACATCCTGCGGGCCATGCTGCAACTGGCCAGCGCCTTTGGCCTCAAGACCCTGGCCGAGGGGGTGGAGAACCGAACCCAGCTCGAGTGGCTGGCCCGCCACGGCTGCCACTATGCCCAGGGCTACTACATCGGCCTGCCGGTCGCGGTGGAGCAGGCGGTCGAGGCTGCTTTTACCAAAGCCTATTGA
- a CDS encoding DUF6992 family protein, which translates to MLDIIAYVGWLGAEPDLANLRRLLWINAALDVLYVAVGLGLWMRPKPILKGFGLAIAIQGLFLFFFDLLHALQI; encoded by the coding sequence TTGCTCGATATCATCGCCTATGTGGGCTGGCTGGGGGCCGAGCCCGACCTGGCCAACCTTCGCCGTTTGCTCTGGATTAATGCCGCTCTGGATGTGCTGTACGTGGCGGTGGGTCTGGGTTTGTGGATGCGTCCAAAGCCGATACTCAAAGGTTTTGGCCTTGCTATCGCCATCCAAGGCTTATTCTTATTTTTCTTTGACCTGTTGCACGCCCTACAAATCTAA
- a CDS encoding alpha/beta hydrolase, with the protein MRAWILLMMGLLGLGLAQPARWEGQPEYRAIVGATTSAGATLDKSYVLVYPAQGTPRGTVIFVPGFLGGATNFDILARRLVLAAPGWAVWAWDRRANGLEDRRGFTTPDPWAYYQNHPLPEFPFLKDWGLRVHLEDLERVVSQARSSGPVVLAGHSLGASLVSLYALYRGDTIHGLILLDGAPRLIPLTREQYLGGTEGGFGRLAGLNELLEGKAPPYINAFGLNPRGFAQAEAQAFMTAQNPQADAPAGWAPFRASRLAAALYRVDERYALSPIFAVSVGQATGREGINLLSLAVGSLVYTIRGPRGGRVEWRDTGEATDPLEFISAYANPVTGFSEWFFPYRLLLDIAAYDTAMPELQPRSVPYPVLALGAGRGLLPQVSNFRSVGEVFPNSSLDLRILPGLTHLDILTSRRGDAVGPIAQYLQGVR; encoded by the coding sequence ATGCGTGCATGGATTCTGCTAATGATGGGGCTGCTGGGACTGGGCCTGGCCCAGCCAGCCCGCTGGGAGGGCCAGCCCGAATACCGGGCTATTGTGGGGGCGACCACTTCCGCTGGGGCTACCCTGGACAAAAGCTACGTGCTGGTCTATCCGGCCCAGGGCACCCCGCGCGGCACCGTGATCTTTGTTCCGGGTTTCCTTGGAGGCGCCACCAACTTTGATATTCTGGCCCGGCGGCTGGTGCTGGCCGCGCCGGGCTGGGCGGTCTGGGCCTGGGATCGGCGGGCCAACGGCCTCGAGGACCGCCGGGGCTTCACCACGCCCGACCCCTGGGCCTACTACCAGAACCACCCACTGCCCGAGTTTCCCTTCCTCAAGGACTGGGGGCTGCGGGTACACCTGGAGGATCTCGAGCGGGTGGTAAGCCAGGCCCGTTCAAGCGGCCCGGTGGTGCTGGCCGGGCACTCGCTGGGGGCCAGCCTGGTCTCGCTCTACGCCTTGTACCGGGGCGATACCATCCACGGCCTGATTTTGCTCGACGGCGCGCCCCGCCTGATTCCCCTCACGCGCGAGCAGTATCTGGGCGGCACCGAAGGGGGGTTTGGCCGGCTGGCCGGGCTCAACGAGCTGCTGGAAGGTAAAGCGCCCCCCTACATCAACGCCTTCGGGCTAAACCCGCGGGGCTTTGCCCAGGCCGAGGCCCAGGCTTTCATGACCGCACAGAACCCCCAGGCCGACGCCCCTGCCGGCTGGGCGCCCTTCCGGGCCAGCCGGCTGGCCGCGGCCCTGTACCGTGTGGACGAGCGTTACGCCCTCTCGCCTATCTTTGCCGTCTCGGTGGGGCAGGCCACCGGGCGCGAGGGCATCAACCTGCTGAGCCTGGCGGTGGGCAGCCTGGTTTATACCATCCGGGGCCCGCGCGGTGGGCGGGTGGAGTGGCGCGATACCGGCGAGGCCACCGATCCGCTGGAGTTCATAAGCGCCTATGCCAACCCGGTTACGGGCTTCTCGGAGTGGTTCTTTCCCTACCGTCTTTTGCTCGATATCGCGGCCTATGACACCGCCATGCCCGAGCTCCAGCCGCGCTCGGTGCCGTATCCGGTGCTGGCCCTGGGGGCGGGGCGGGGTTTGCTGCCGCAGGTGAGCAATTTTCGCAGCGTAGGAGAGGTATTCCCCAACTCCAGCCTGGATCTTCGCATCCTGCCCGGCCTGACCCACCTGGACATCCTCACCAGCCGCAGGGGGGATGCGGTGGGCCCCATCGCCCAGTACCTGCAGGGGGTGCGCTAG